One window from the genome of Pedobacter schmidteae encodes:
- a CDS encoding lactonase family protein, producing the protein MKKILSLLLLTLFTLHGFAQKKDYNLLIGTYTSPGKSEGIYIYNFDVSTAEFKFKSVAKGVTNPSYLSVSKNNKFVYSVAEAPNNSAVAAFAFDGQKAELSFLNKQATTSPGPCFVLSDEKNLFSANYGGGSISVFGIEANGAITPLKQLVQHTGKSIDPQKRQESAHAHQIQFTPDHKYVVCNDLGEDQIYVYNYHPNAKEQVLTVKQVVKTNLCSGPRHLAFSPNGKFAYLAHEFNGSITVFAYTDGNLTKIQEIGTVEQGFSGRVDGADIHVTPDGKFVYETNRGDANTISAFAVQANGKLSFVSRNSTLGKGPRNFTIDPTGKYLLVGHQYTNDIVIFERNKKTGTLRDTGKRIELGSPVCLLFAPIK; encoded by the coding sequence ATGAAAAAAATTCTCTCGCTTTTATTACTGACACTTTTTACACTGCATGGTTTTGCACAAAAAAAGGATTACAATTTGTTAATTGGGACTTACACCAGTCCGGGTAAAAGCGAGGGGATTTACATTTATAACTTTGATGTCAGCACCGCTGAATTTAAATTCAAAAGTGTGGCCAAGGGGGTAACTAATCCTAGCTACCTCTCGGTAAGTAAAAACAATAAATTTGTGTATTCGGTAGCCGAGGCACCAAATAACAGTGCCGTAGCTGCCTTTGCTTTTGACGGTCAGAAAGCTGAACTTAGCTTTTTGAATAAGCAGGCTACCACAAGCCCTGGCCCATGCTTTGTACTTTCCGACGAAAAAAATCTGTTCTCGGCCAACTACGGCGGTGGGAGCATCTCTGTTTTTGGCATCGAAGCTAATGGAGCCATCACTCCATTGAAACAACTGGTACAACATACCGGCAAAAGTATCGATCCACAAAAAAGACAGGAAAGTGCGCATGCCCACCAGATTCAGTTTACACCGGATCATAAGTATGTGGTTTGCAACGACCTGGGAGAAGACCAGATTTATGTTTACAACTACCATCCCAATGCAAAAGAACAGGTGCTAACTGTAAAACAAGTGGTTAAAACCAACCTTTGCAGTGGACCAAGACACCTGGCCTTTAGTCCGAATGGAAAATTCGCCTATCTGGCACATGAATTTAATGGCAGCATTACCGTTTTTGCCTACACAGATGGCAACCTGACCAAGATTCAGGAAATTGGCACTGTAGAACAGGGTTTTTCAGGAAGAGTTGACGGAGCTGATATCCACGTAACACCGGATGGCAAATTTGTATACGAGACCAATCGTGGCGATGCCAACACCATTTCGGCATTTGCGGTACAGGCTAACGGCAAACTCAGCTTTGTTTCACGCAACAGTACCCTAGGCAAAGGACCCAGAAATTTCACTATTGATCCTACGGGAAAATATTTATTGGTAGGCCATCAATACACCAATGAT